In a genomic window of Candidatus Neomarinimicrobiota bacterium:
- a CDS encoding ABC transporter ATP-binding protein has protein sequence MNALHITGLTKSFSRFSLQNINLELPQGYIMGLVGKNGAGKTTLFKTIMNHLLKHSGEIKIYGLDNQTEEAQAKLQIAYIADSPIDAGVNSLLTQKKSFASVYSDWDEEKFQSLMEKFKLDQKTKIKNLSKGMKVKFSIALALSHNARLILLDEPTAGLDPVARREVMTLLQQELQDETKSILFSTHVTSDLDGIADYLTIIDQGQILMSENREIISDKWRILKLVDLPASVSSMDVVRGIIPTSFGYSVLTSDFDKLGGLLPEDTPTAIPNYEDIMIHMVKGDSKDV, from the coding sequence ATGAATGCTCTGCACATCACGGGACTGACAAAATCTTTTTCAAGGTTCTCACTTCAAAATATTAACCTGGAACTCCCTCAGGGATATATCATGGGACTGGTGGGGAAGAATGGTGCTGGAAAAACGACCCTATTTAAGACCATCATGAACCATTTGCTAAAACATTCGGGTGAAATAAAAATCTATGGGTTAGACAATCAGACGGAGGAAGCCCAGGCCAAATTGCAGATAGCCTACATCGCAGACAGTCCCATTGATGCAGGTGTGAATTCACTACTAACCCAGAAAAAGTCATTTGCTTCAGTCTATTCGGATTGGGATGAGGAAAAATTCCAATCTCTCATGGAAAAATTCAAACTTGATCAAAAAACCAAGATCAAGAACCTCTCAAAGGGTATGAAAGTGAAATTTAGCATCGCTCTTGCGCTATCACATAATGCCCGATTAATTCTTTTAGATGAGCCGACTGCAGGTCTCGATCCAGTTGCCCGACGAGAGGTGATGACGCTCTTGCAACAGGAGCTCCAGGACGAAACTAAATCAATATTATTCTCAACCCATGTGACCTCTGATCTGGATGGAATTGCAGACTACCTGACCATCATTGACCAGGGACAAATCCTCATGAGTGAGAATCGAGAGATAATTAGCGACAAGTGGCGAATATTGAAATTGGTAGATCTTCCTGCAAGCGTCTCTTCCATGGATGTTGTCCGAGGGATAATACCGACTTCGTTTGGGTATTCTGTGCTCACATCAGATTTTGATAAACTTGGTGGACTCCTGCCCGAGGATACCCCCACCGCAATACCAAATTATGAAGATATTATGATTCACATGGTGAAAGGAGATTCAAAAGATGTATGA
- a CDS encoding ABC-2 transporter permease, with product MYEIIKRDWILFRQKFLFLIPIFSISLILLYPKADEGYFVIGVPVAFIFSVFIFIQDDKSIQELLSMPFSRNGIARGRFMSGWVFMGAGIAYIIVLGLCLGLVYPHAFSAFFHHLDLNTLFIYLWFLTALTVIAYPVLFMFIGKGVQALLIFMLGLNVLLGIYFLLRFNAAGPDLFGGLKSIILYLQAYHSGPLKYLNSTMTLLLINGINLKLCEKIFSRKEF from the coding sequence ATGTATGAAATTATCAAACGGGACTGGATACTATTCAGACAGAAATTTTTATTCTTGATTCCAATATTCTCCATAAGCCTAATCCTGCTATATCCAAAAGCTGACGAAGGATACTTTGTTATTGGTGTGCCTGTCGCATTCATTTTTTCGGTATTCATATTTATACAGGATGATAAAAGCATTCAAGAGTTATTGAGTATGCCATTCAGTCGAAATGGAATTGCCAGAGGTCGATTCATGTCAGGTTGGGTTTTTATGGGTGCTGGAATTGCATATATCATTGTTCTGGGGCTTTGCCTGGGACTTGTATACCCCCATGCCTTCTCCGCTTTCTTTCATCATCTTGACTTGAATACCCTATTTATCTATCTCTGGTTCCTCACAGCCCTGACAGTTATCGCCTATCCTGTGTTATTCATGTTTATTGGCAAGGGTGTGCAAGCTCTTTTGATTTTTATGCTGGGATTGAACGTCCTTTTAGGAATTTATTTCCTCCTGCGCTTTAATGCTGCTGGTCCGGATTTATTTGGGGGCCTTAAATCAATTATTCTCTATTTGCAGGCCTATCATTCCGGCCCACTAAAATATCTTAACAGCACAATGACTCTTCTCCTGATAAATGGTATTAACCTCAAACTCTGCGAAAAAATTTTTTCTCGGAAAGAATTTTAG
- a CDS encoding aldo/keto reductase has protein sequence MEYRRLGSSGLKVSTLSFGSWVTFQAQVDLSQAEEMMRTAYDAGVNFFDNAEVYANGASEEIMGDALKKLGWSRDTFIVSSKAFWGGQLPTQRGLSRKHLTDACHAALGRLKVDYLDLFFCHRPDESTPIEETVRAMTDLIHQGKVLYWGTSEWSAQQIMEAYGVARQYGLIPPTMEQPEYNMFRRDFVESDYRRLYTEIGLGTTIWSPLASGLLTGKYSDGIPDDARVNLPGYGWLKRMVESPEGQAKIQKAVKLQGIAKDIGHSLTNMSLAWCAANPNVSTVILGASKMSQLTENLKALDALPALTPEVMEKIEAVLENKPAPPPQF, from the coding sequence ATGGAATATCGGCGTTTAGGAAGCTCAGGTTTAAAAGTGAGCACACTTTCATTTGGTTCATGGGTCACCTTTCAAGCCCAGGTTGATCTTTCACAGGCAGAGGAAATGATGAGGACTGCGTATGATGCAGGAGTAAACTTTTTTGACAATGCAGAAGTTTATGCAAATGGTGCTTCTGAGGAGATCATGGGTGATGCCTTGAAGAAACTGGGCTGGAGCAGAGATACCTTTATCGTTTCGTCTAAGGCATTCTGGGGAGGGCAGCTTCCCACGCAGAGGGGTTTGAGCCGAAAGCACCTTACCGATGCCTGTCATGCTGCCCTGGGCAGACTAAAGGTAGACTATCTCGATCTGTTTTTCTGTCACCGACCCGATGAATCAACACCCATTGAGGAAACAGTACGTGCCATGACTGATCTTATTCATCAGGGCAAGGTTCTTTATTGGGGAACTTCCGAATGGAGTGCACAGCAAATCATGGAAGCCTATGGCGTTGCCCGGCAATATGGATTGATCCCCCCAACTATGGAGCAACCTGAATACAATATGTTTCGTCGGGATTTTGTTGAATCGGATTACCGTCGGCTCTATACAGAGATCGGTCTGGGGACAACCATCTGGTCACCCCTGGCCTCTGGGCTACTTACTGGAAAATACAGCGATGGGATTCCTGATGACGCCAGAGTCAATCTACCTGGTTATGGCTGGTTGAAAAGAATGGTTGAATCGCCGGAGGGTCAGGCAAAAATTCAGAAAGCCGTAAAACTCCAGGGAATAGCCAAGGATATTGGTCACTCGCTGACAAATATGTCATTGGCCTGGTGTGCTGCCAATCCCAACGTGAGCACAGTTATTCTGGGAGCTTCAAAAATGTCCCAACTAACTGAAAATTTAAAAGCATTGGATGCCTTGCCGGCTTTGACACCTGAGGTGATGGAAAAGATTGAAGCGGTTCTGGAAAACAAACCAGCCCCACCCCCTCAATTTTGA
- a CDS encoding NAD-dependent epimerase/dehydratase family protein, producing MRKSIILISGVNGEIGHGLVRSLYNQGIRNLIGIDLNMADEFVLERTEDCLIGNILDRNLLERINAQYQIEAIYHMAALLSTRAEFSPVIAHEVNVDGTLNLLDLAMEQAQSHGQPVKFFFPSSIAVYGIPSLEEKTAVGAVREDDYRHPQTMYGCNKLYCESLGDYYSHYYKRLSTTDTAGLVDFRSIRFPGIISAHTLPAGGTSDYAPEMIHAAAKGEKYSCFVRADATIPFMTMSDAIVAIEMLMAAPKDALTQMVYNVKAFNPSAGEFLSKVKLYYPNANIDFVINDNRQSIIDSWPADINDDQARADWGWSANHDLDTAFSEYLMPEIRSRYEHN from the coding sequence ATGCGTAAATCGATTATTTTAATTTCAGGTGTAAATGGTGAAATCGGTCATGGACTGGTTAGGTCTCTGTATAATCAGGGCATCAGAAATCTCATTGGCATTGATCTTAATATGGCTGATGAGTTTGTGCTGGAACGAACTGAGGATTGCCTCATTGGAAATATTCTGGACCGCAACCTCCTGGAGCGGATCAATGCTCAATATCAGATAGAAGCCATTTACCATATGGCCGCTCTATTAAGCACCAGGGCGGAATTTTCACCGGTGATCGCCCACGAAGTGAATGTGGATGGGACCCTGAACCTCCTGGATCTCGCCATGGAACAAGCCCAAAGCCACGGTCAGCCTGTTAAATTTTTCTTCCCCAGCTCTATTGCAGTTTATGGTATCCCCAGCCTTGAAGAAAAAACCGCAGTAGGAGCCGTTCGCGAGGATGATTATCGTCATCCCCAAACCATGTACGGCTGTAACAAACTCTACTGTGAAAGCCTGGGAGATTACTACAGCCACTATTACAAAAGACTCTCCACTACAGACACAGCAGGCTTGGTTGATTTTAGAAGCATTCGATTCCCCGGAATCATCAGTGCTCACACCCTCCCAGCAGGAGGGACCAGTGATTACGCTCCTGAAATGATTCATGCCGCTGCAAAGGGGGAAAAATATAGCTGTTTTGTGAGGGCAGATGCGACTATCCCCTTTATGACCATGAGTGATGCCATTGTAGCCATCGAAATGCTCATGGCAGCACCGAAAGATGCTTTAACCCAGATGGTTTACAATGTGAAAGCCTTCAATCCCTCAGCAGGGGAGTTTTTATCCAAGGTTAAATTGTATTATCCAAATGCTAATATAGATTTTGTTATCAACGATAATCGTCAATCCATTATCGACAGCTGGCCAGCAGATATTAATGACGATCAGGCCAGAGCAGACTGGGGTTGGTCTGCCAATCATGATCTGGATACAGCCTTTTCAGAATATTTAATGCCTGAGATCAGGAGCCGTTATGAACACAACTAA
- a CDS encoding GntR family transcriptional regulator, which translates to MKIIISNADPTPIYEQVVRQIQKQIIAGTLPPGYALPSIRRLAVDLQISVITTKRAYDELERDGFINTVGGKGSFVAEQSQELLTEKKMREVEKILSQAVKEARSLGIKLGDMHVMLDLIYGGE; encoded by the coding sequence ATGAAAATTATTATCTCAAATGCCGATCCAACGCCGATTTATGAACAAGTCGTGAGGCAGATCCAGAAACAGATAATTGCTGGAACCCTACCTCCTGGCTATGCATTGCCATCCATTCGGAGGCTTGCTGTTGATCTACAGATCAGTGTCATCACAACCAAACGGGCCTATGATGAACTGGAAAGAGATGGATTTATCAACACAGTAGGTGGAAAGGGTAGTTTTGTCGCTGAACAGAGCCAGGAATTGCTTACGGAGAAGAAAATGAGAGAGGTAGAAAAAATTCTGTCCCAGGCAGTTAAAGAAGCCAGGTCACTGGGCATCAAACTTGGAGACATGCATGTCATGCTTGATCTTATTTATGGAGGTGAATAG
- a CDS encoding DUF4402 domain-containing protein: protein MKKMILIITLIALTLSFAVAQDGVLDATATVAVTALSFTANTDIAVGNVVKGTNGVVDPTTAASHTGVTGTTTVGVIEIAGEEGASIDLAFNSAATLVNASAATMNFAINAIGHATTQASAATLTTGDDVNFSGTLGNGGSGTYKMWVGGTLTVGASQSPGAYSTATGSGVPLTVVVTYN from the coding sequence ATGAAAAAGATGATACTCATAATAACACTGATTGCACTGACACTGAGTTTTGCTGTTGCACAGGACGGCGTTCTTGATGCTACAGCCACTGTTGCAGTGACAGCCCTTAGTTTTACTGCCAACACTGATATTGCCGTTGGTAATGTAGTAAAAGGTACCAATGGAGTTGTGGACCCAACAACTGCTGCTTCACATACTGGCGTAACTGGAACAACAACCGTTGGTGTGATTGAGATTGCTGGAGAAGAAGGCGCTTCAATAGATTTAGCCTTTAACTCTGCTGCAACTCTTGTAAATGCATCTGCTGCCACAATGAACTTTGCGATTAATGCTATTGGTCATGCGACAACACAAGCTTCAGCTGCTACTCTGACTACTGGTGACGATGTTAATTTTAGCGGAACGCTTGGCAACGGTGGCTCAGGAACCTACAAAATGTGGGTTGGTGGTACGCTTACTGTGGGTGCCTCTCAAAGTCCAGGTGCATATTCAACAGCAACTGGCTCTGGTGTTCCACTTACAGTGGTAGTCACTTACAACTAA
- a CDS encoding DUF2341 domain-containing protein, with product MLVFLLILFCTSVIAQPAGYEHRKLITLNGSQVSGTADHINFPVMISFTDAMLRSTSNGGGVQNPSGYDILFTQSDGSTLLDFELEDYSSTSGELLFWVRLPSLSPSVDSTIYLYYGKSGVYADQSDTLTWNDNYLGVWHLDDLTDAASNTNVLLNRNTATSDSGMVGSCREFDGDGDELEEVNGGIYLDGLDSLTVSLWARADVLNSDMGLIYGDQPDGADAALMIRQDAAGERGGGTNVYRTSMNTGNNNKLRHESSNGSADTTWQYLVLTHVENDTSRFYINGSYDHYSWATSKLGLTSKNETLLIGKGSKDGATSSWNGLIDEVRICSVAVSADWIATEYANMSAPGTFLTVSDTNELPTLTDIETIALSYQADDPATLITNSLTCHDYSEFNLDSAKIQITSDYFSDEDTLIFASNYGISGTFANSTGTLHLTGNASLADYSSALQEVYYQNTDSTPTDSTRTLSFSVSDGIDYSNVATRDITIGADNSAPVLASIEGTTIAYTDGDPETNITSALTISDADDYYLDSAWVTISNNYVNGEDYLDFTSVYGITPSWSSVSGELQLVGSASLTEYQTALRSVSYDNLNPDPDGSTRTIQFKVSDGEAHSNSLSRDLSVTPVNDAPVLANLEESVIVYNEGDGAISITDSITVSDGDDTKLDSVTIQITGNYFVNEDSLGYSTIFGLSGTWYRGAGKLVLDGLKSLSVYQSAIRSVIYENVGADPQTPTRTLTFIAYDSDSASTPVTRLIASGVPATISNLDLWLNSTSGVYSDVGGTIDAIDGDDVEVWKDQSGNGRDFVAGVKNPVWRSSVASLNGESSLEWAINNTHMEDADGENYINGLTEFTIFFVVESDVTSADNGLWMVDNGVGGDQYFTVRYDAVGDNSSELNVIKTAILSNVSANELESHHDMQSTDPQVICLDWKSGNTWRMYVDGVLNSVSYLGSPPTGTISNAVTAILGEGPEGEWDGMIAEVILYGRHLSDTERIQVEDYISDKYAISVRLLEPATGGEAISADDANTAWTTLAGPRFTEDYVGQLALNGTGELLIPDGFEWNPLATPTVTTQPAYGTTTSLSVAYNSYTDSSVIFTINAVSTAASQPGEVIITGLQVRPTTATVPNTGEIYNIGTTGGVEQVSYGTLTMVAGIPSAVIYSEAPPASGTKNEPLTPTITAEIQDANGNTIETSGTTISMALSYSDTPGAGLRGTTSLNTDAYGQVAFTDLAIDTTGLFLLTASSSGITSAVSDTCTVTNPGQYTTFLVEKVSGGNILTQTAGVEFNIKISAVDGTTTADTNFASMVTLTSSGNLSTGGGITPVFNRGILSPDTVSINAIGNFTISATDTSGKIVGISNTFSVVSGPASEETSLITATPTVLENDAVSTSTITVQIKDAGGNDHASGGETVNLITTAGALLGSVTDNGDGTYIQLLQSSSSVDQAVITGVLNGKNMTDRATVNFNAYTNIWESDPGTNPYTTRWDTLVNWDAGSIPTSSDAILIPATPADGTRYPIISTDGVVISSLTLESGADLTLSGGIVFEVEGDVLGGGDINGSSSDTLRVGGDLGLASATVKYVEFNGTSTQFITSPLTFSNVTINNSAGVEVADNVEITETLTLENGSLIIESGKSLIANTKVVSGGSIKVKRDIIGSTGWRMYSSPVASTYGDLFGEIFTQGYGGSDSSSGSPSVLWYDETYAGTDNQRWRKPDTTSDATVPGRGLFVYVFGSIPGEADYSQSLPATIDVTGTEAEGTSGEFDFGVSYTALADTGWNLIGNPFVATIDWDHAGWTKTNIDNVIYVWDVTANSGEGAYLTWNGTTGSLGNGLIMPFQGFWVKANADSPILKVPLAAKTTGGVFYKHSSESNPLIILLLEADTLGSTAHIQFNESGSINKDNRDAYYLVPPADTYVELYTEGSDNSYLSIQSHPYRFGRVRHIPIHVNGYVDGNPLSGSYRLSWPRVQDMHPEWTLILEDLETGAEVDLKTQNFYEFEHSSLGKKPLESLQPSKALTRTKPFQLLKKSGGDSPRFLLRIDPGGAFPEIPREFALGQNYPNPFNAGTIIPFAIPLEAKVSATIFDLRGRVADVLVEDKTYDAGQHTLNWLARGRSSGIYFCNMQIGNRYFTKKMILLR from the coding sequence ATGTTGGTGTTTTTGCTCATCCTGTTTTGCACAAGCGTAATTGCACAACCAGCCGGGTATGAACATCGTAAGCTTATTACTCTGAATGGTTCTCAGGTTAGCGGAACAGCTGATCATATTAATTTTCCAGTGATGATCAGCTTCACTGACGCCATGCTTAGATCCACCTCCAATGGGGGTGGTGTTCAGAATCCATCTGGTTATGATATCCTGTTCACCCAGTCCGATGGTTCCACACTTCTGGATTTTGAGCTGGAAGATTACAGCTCAACTTCTGGAGAACTCTTGTTTTGGGTTCGCCTGCCCAGCCTGTCGCCCTCGGTAGATAGCACCATCTACCTCTATTACGGTAAAAGTGGTGTGTATGCAGATCAGTCTGACACCCTGACCTGGAATGACAATTATCTGGGAGTCTGGCATCTGGACGATCTGACAGATGCCGCTTCAAATACGAATGTCCTATTAAATCGCAACACAGCCACCAGTGATTCAGGAATGGTAGGCTCTTGTCGTGAGTTCGATGGGGATGGTGATGAACTGGAAGAGGTGAATGGAGGGATTTATCTGGATGGGCTCGATAGTCTCACGGTGTCCCTCTGGGCTCGGGCGGATGTGTTGAATTCTGATATGGGATTGATCTACGGGGATCAACCTGACGGGGCGGATGCAGCTCTGATGATCAGACAAGATGCAGCAGGTGAACGTGGTGGTGGCACCAATGTGTATCGAACTTCCATGAACACGGGTAACAACAACAAACTGAGACATGAGTCAAGCAATGGATCTGCTGATACGACCTGGCAGTATCTGGTCTTGACCCACGTAGAGAACGATACGTCCAGGTTTTACATTAACGGATCGTATGATCATTATAGCTGGGCAACCTCAAAACTAGGCCTGACAAGCAAGAATGAGACACTCCTGATCGGAAAAGGCTCAAAGGATGGAGCCACCTCATCCTGGAATGGCCTTATCGACGAGGTTAGGATCTGTAGTGTTGCGGTGAGTGCCGATTGGATCGCCACTGAATATGCAAATATGTCAGCACCGGGAACCTTTCTTACAGTTTCCGACACGAATGAATTACCTACGCTGACTGACATTGAAACTATTGCACTCTCCTATCAGGCTGACGATCCAGCCACACTCATCACGAACAGTTTAACCTGCCATGATTATAGTGAGTTCAATCTTGATAGTGCCAAGATCCAGATAACCAGTGACTACTTCAGTGATGAAGATACCTTGATATTTGCCAGTAATTATGGCATTTCGGGGACATTCGCAAATAGCACGGGGACGTTACACTTGACGGGTAATGCAAGCCTGGCTGATTATAGCTCAGCCCTCCAGGAGGTTTATTATCAGAATACAGATAGTACCCCAACTGACTCGACCCGCACCTTAAGTTTTTCTGTAAGTGACGGTATTGACTACAGCAATGTGGCGACCCGCGATATTACCATCGGTGCGGACAATAGTGCACCCGTTTTGGCCAGCATCGAAGGCACGACCATTGCCTATACGGATGGTGACCCGGAAACAAACATAACCAGTGCTCTGACAATTTCTGATGCCGATGACTACTACCTGGATTCTGCCTGGGTGACCATTTCAAATAATTATGTCAATGGTGAGGATTATCTTGATTTCACATCTGTTTACGGTATCACACCCAGCTGGAGTAGCGTTTCGGGTGAATTGCAGTTGGTTGGAAGCGCTTCTCTAACTGAATATCAAACAGCACTCAGATCAGTGTCCTATGATAACCTGAATCCAGACCCGGATGGATCCACAAGAACAATTCAATTTAAAGTGAGTGATGGTGAAGCTCACAGCAATTCCCTGAGCCGAGATCTAAGCGTTACACCCGTGAATGATGCGCCAGTCCTGGCGAATCTGGAAGAATCGGTCATTGTTTACAACGAAGGTGATGGGGCTATTTCCATTACAGACTCCATTACAGTCTCTGATGGGGATGACACTAAGCTCGATAGTGTGACGATTCAAATTACTGGCAATTATTTTGTGAACGAAGATAGTCTTGGCTATTCGACCATTTTTGGATTGTCAGGAACCTGGTATAGAGGGGCTGGAAAACTTGTCCTTGATGGTTTGAAATCACTAAGTGTCTACCAGAGCGCCATTCGATCCGTCATATATGAGAATGTGGGAGCTGACCCGCAAACACCAACGCGAACCCTCACATTTATCGCCTATGATTCTGATTCAGCCAGTACACCCGTAACCAGATTAATCGCATCAGGTGTCCCAGCAACGATCTCAAATCTCGACCTGTGGCTGAATTCAACGTCCGGTGTATATAGTGATGTCGGAGGTACCATTGATGCCATTGACGGAGATGATGTTGAAGTCTGGAAAGACCAGAGTGGCAATGGCCGTGACTTTGTTGCAGGTGTAAAAAATCCGGTCTGGAGGTCCAGCGTTGCCAGCTTGAACGGCGAAAGCTCCCTGGAGTGGGCAATCAACAATACGCATATGGAAGATGCTGATGGAGAGAACTACATCAATGGGTTGACAGAATTCACCATCTTCTTTGTTGTTGAATCAGATGTAACTTCTGCTGACAACGGCCTCTGGATGGTTGACAACGGTGTAGGAGGGGATCAATATTTTACGGTCAGATATGATGCGGTAGGGGACAACAGCTCGGAGCTGAATGTGATTAAAACAGCCATCCTCAGCAATGTCTCAGCCAATGAGTTGGAGAGCCACCACGATATGCAATCTACGGATCCTCAGGTCATTTGCCTCGACTGGAAATCTGGCAACACCTGGCGAATGTACGTCGATGGCGTGTTGAATAGTGTATCCTACTTAGGTTCGCCGCCCACTGGGACGATTTCAAATGCAGTAACCGCAATTCTCGGTGAAGGACCGGAGGGTGAATGGGACGGCATGATCGCCGAGGTCATCCTCTACGGTCGTCACCTATCCGATACTGAACGTATTCAGGTAGAGGACTATATATCTGATAAATATGCCATCAGTGTACGTCTGTTGGAGCCTGCGACCGGTGGAGAAGCAATTTCCGCAGATGACGCAAACACAGCCTGGACCACCCTGGCTGGTCCTCGCTTCACGGAGGATTATGTGGGTCAGCTGGCACTGAATGGCACAGGGGAGCTATTGATCCCAGATGGTTTTGAATGGAACCCGCTCGCAACCCCCACTGTCACCACTCAACCTGCGTATGGGACAACCACCAGCCTAAGTGTTGCCTATAACTCTTACACAGATTCTTCTGTCATTTTTACCATTAATGCTGTATCGACAGCTGCAAGCCAACCGGGAGAGGTCATTATCACTGGACTCCAGGTTCGGCCGACAACAGCGACAGTACCAAATACCGGGGAAATATACAACATCGGTACAACAGGTGGGGTTGAACAAGTTAGCTATGGGACACTTACCATGGTTGCCGGTATCCCTTCAGCCGTCATTTATTCGGAGGCACCCCCTGCCAGTGGTACCAAAAACGAACCATTGACGCCTACGATCACAGCAGAAATTCAGGATGCCAACGGCAATACTATAGAAACTTCGGGAACGACTATTTCAATGGCATTGAGCTATTCAGACACGCCTGGTGCCGGTCTGAGAGGAACCACCAGCCTGAATACAGATGCTTATGGTCAAGTGGCCTTCACCGATCTGGCTATCGACACAACGGGTCTTTTTTTGCTCACCGCTTCAAGTTCGGGAATTACTTCTGCAGTCAGTGATACCTGCACCGTTACAAATCCGGGCCAGTACACTACTTTCCTAGTGGAGAAAGTGAGTGGGGGAAACATTCTAACCCAAACTGCAGGTGTTGAATTCAATATCAAAATATCTGCTGTCGATGGTACGACCACCGCGGATACGAATTTTGCCAGTATGGTAACACTTACATCCTCAGGTAATTTAAGTACAGGGGGTGGGATAACGCCTGTTTTCAACAGGGGGATATTATCGCCAGATACGGTTTCCATTAATGCGATTGGGAATTTTACCATTTCCGCAACGGATACATCAGGTAAGATTGTTGGTATCAGTAATACCTTCTCTGTCGTATCAGGCCCTGCCAGCGAGGAGACATCTCTAATCACGGCCACACCTACCGTTCTTGAGAATGATGCGGTGAGTACCTCGACTATTACCGTGCAGATAAAAGATGCTGGGGGCAATGATCACGCATCAGGGGGAGAAACCGTCAACCTGATCACTACAGCTGGAGCCTTGCTGGGAAGCGTCACAGATAATGGTGATGGAACCTATATTCAGCTGCTTCAATCCTCCTCATCTGTGGACCAGGCAGTGATCACTGGTGTCCTGAACGGCAAGAACATGACTGATAGGGCTACAGTCAATTTCAACGCGTATACCAATATTTGGGAGAGCGACCCTGGAACCAATCCTTACACCACGCGCTGGGATACACTTGTGAATTGGGATGCCGGTAGTATACCTACCAGTTCGGATGCCATCCTCATTCCTGCTACTCCTGCCGATGGAACCCGTTATCCGATTATTTCCACCGATGGTGTGGTGATCTCCTCTCTGACGCTGGAATCAGGTGCGGACCTCACACTGTCTGGCGGCATCGTTTTTGAGGTCGAAGGAGATGTCCTGGGTGGGGGAGATATCAATGGTAGCAGTAGCGATACATTGCGGGTTGGTGGGGACTTGGGCCTTGCCAGTGCCACTGTCAAATATGTAGAATTCAATGGAACATCAACTCAATTTATTACCAGTCCACTAACATTCAGTAATGTCACTATTAACAATTCGGCCGGGGTTGAAGTTGCCGACAATGTGGAAATTACGGAGACACTTACCCTTGAAAATGGGAGTTTGATCATAGAGTCCGGTAAGAGTCTTATAGCTAATACGAAGGTGGTAAGCGGTGGGTCGATCAAAGTCAAGCGGGACATTATTGGTAGCACTGGTTGGAGAATGTATTCCTCACCTGTTGCATCCACCTATGGAGACCTCTTTGGCGAAATTTTCACCCAGGGTTATGGTGGTTCCGACTCCTCTTCAGGTAGTCCGTCGGTCCTCTGGTATGATGAAACCTATGCTGGAACTGACAACCAGCGCTGGCGCAAACCAGATACGACCAGTGATGCCACTGTGCCAGGCAGAGGACTTTTTGTATATGTTTTTGGTTCGATTCCTGGTGAAGCAGACTATTCACAGTCACTTCCGGCTACCATCGATGTTACCGGGACAGAGGCTGAGGGAACTTCCGGTGAATTTGATTTTGGGGTGAGCTATACAGCATTAGCTGATACCGGTTGGAACCTGATTGGCAACCCATTTGTTGCCACTATTGACTGGGATCATGCGGGCTGGACAAAGACAAATATAGATAATGTGATCTACGTGTGGGATGTGACAGCCAATTCTGGTGAAGGTGCCTATCTCACTTGGAACGGAACAACGGGATCACTGGGAAATGGCTTGATTATGCCCTTCCAAGGTTTCTGGGTCAAGGCAAATGCTGACAGTCCCATTTTGAAGGTACCCCTAGCGGCCAAGACCACTGGTGGCGTTTTCTACAAACACTCCAGTGAATCGAATCCCTTGATTATCTTGCTATTAGAGGCTGACACATTGGGATCCACCGCTCATATACAGTTCAACGAATCAGGATCCATAAATAAGGACAATAGAGATGCATATTATCTGGTACCGCCCGCAGACACCTATGTTGAGCTATATACTGAGGGCTCTGACAACAGCTACCTTTCTATTCAATCCCACCCTTATCGATTCGGGCGAGTCCGCCATATACCAATCCATGTGAATGGATATGTTGACGGCAATCCACTCTCGGGAAGCTATCGATTGTCATGGCCACGGGTTCAGGACATGCATCCCGAATGGACACTCATCCTGGAAGACCTGGAAACTGGAGCAGAAGTTGATTTGAAAACTCAGAATTTCTACGAATTTGAACATTCCAGTCTTGGGAAAAAACCATTGGAATCCCTCCAACCCTCCAAAGCGCTGACCCGCACAAAACCTTTTCAACTCTTGAAAAAGAGCGGCGGAGATAGTCCAAGATTTTTACTTAGAATAGATCCTGGTGGTGCTTTCCCCGAAATCCCCAGGGAGTTCGCACTAGGCCAAAATTATCCCAATCCGTTTAACGCGGGAACGATTATCCCATTTGCCATCCCGCTTGAAGCAAAGGTATCAGCAACAATATTTGACCTGAGAGGCCGAGTTGCAGATGTCCTTGTCGAGGATAAAACATATGATGCTGGTCAGCATACATTGAACTGGCTTGCAAGGGGCAGAAGCAGTGGTATATATTTCTGCAACATGCAAATTGGAAACAGGTATTTCACAAAGAAGATGATATTATTAAGATGA